The following are encoded together in the Montipora capricornis isolate CH-2021 chromosome 5, ASM3666992v2, whole genome shotgun sequence genome:
- the LOC138048782 gene encoding uncharacterized protein encodes MYLKGRDIEPAILRPVETRHKGLSTGEPWCFCRQSCTACLFILALLYVYYFSCYMRHELRATFDHPRPQSLNSRCRGALTTLTQGHWKQRNVSKEALQSRKRIDVMLRERKGWPKRLFHGDLRCGPVFPLPRKIRNKNRPFVLDVQAQCDAESENYCCHSNTGWCGHGEKFCDCPSCTNYKSFISAELAQWLPSDGCSVTNFTQFSACESISKRVSSLTFIGDSLVRHLFSAMLIILTNDPLYGALKFNTTPKMRDICKGDSQFVDSICHVHTAMTWRDVIDNPNFCNRWARFQISYVKAYRVEIASLAHLTIKKHLNKVGSVVLMGIGIHNNFNSTAVVQSYLQPAVRLISTSKNGWPHLIWLSTHSTGPLKPINYHRDQGNLAISSFNENIAKYCNEHNIAVFDTFNMTTGVHSFDGTHFGVGVNIMKVQILLNYLEETFSK; translated from the exons ATGTACTTGAAGGGTAGGGACATTGAACCTGCGATTCTACGTCCGGTTGAAACAAGACACAAAGGGCTTTCGACAG gAGAGCCCTGGTGTTTTTGTCGACAAAGTTGCACAGCTTGTCTCTTCATTTTGGCATTGCTATACGTGTACTATTTTTCCTGCTACATGAGGCATGAACTCAGAGCCACCTTTGATCACCCTCGTCCCCAATCCCTTAACTCACGCTGCAGGGGCGCGCTTACAACACTGACACAAGGGCACTGGAAGCAACGAAACGTGAGCAAAGAAGCTTTACAAAGTCGAAAGAGGATAGATGTCATGCTGCGCGAAAGAAAGGGTTGGCCGAAGCGTTTATTTCACGGGGATCTCCGTTGTGGACCTGTTTTTCCACTTCCCCGAAAAATCAGGAACAAAAACCGACCATTTGTTTTGGATGTACAAGCGCAGTGTGACGCGGAGAGTGAAAATTATTGTTGTCATAGCAACACTGGTTGGTGTGGTCATGGCGAAAAGTTTTGTGATTGCCCAAGCTGTACAAATTACAAATCATTCATCTCTGCCGAGTTAGCGCAGTGGCTGCCGAGTGATGGCTGCAGCGTGACAAACTTCACACAATTTTCCGCTTGTGAGTCGATTTCCAAACGAGTTAGCAGCTTGACATTTATAGGAGACTCCCTTGTTCGGCATCTTTTCTCTGCAATGCTTATAATTCTGACCAACGATCCTCTTTACGGAGCTTTAAAATTTAACACTACACCCAAGATGCGTGACATATGTAAAGGTGACAGCCAATTCGTGGATAGCATATGTCACGTTCATACTGCCATGACTTGGCGTGACGTGATAGACAATCCGAATTTTTGCAATCGCTGGGCGAGGTTTCAAATCTCTTACGTAAAAGCGTACAGGGTAGAAATTGCAAGCTTGGCACATCTTACAATCAAAAAACATCTCAACAAAGTTGGTTCTGTGGTTCTTATGGGAATTGGAATACATAATAACTTCAACTCGACAGCGGTTGTCCAATCATATCTTCAACCTGCAGTGCGTTTGATTTCAACTTCCAAAAATGGTTGGCCACACCTTATATGGTTATCTACCCATTCAACGGGTCCTTTGAAACCGATCAATTATCACCGTGACCAAGGCAACCTTGCGATTTCGTCATTTAATGAGAATATAGCAAAATACTGCAATGAACACAACATTGCTGTGTTTGATACGTTCAATATGACAACAGGAGTGCATAGTTTTGACGGAACCCATTTTGGGGTCGGAGTTAACATAATGAAAGTGCAAATTCTACTAAATTACTTAGAGGAAACCTTTTCAAAATGA
- the LOC138049259 gene encoding melatonin receptor type 1B-B-like, whose product MSDKYTALNTDRSIGIIIVEVAVCSVIGVLGLFGNVLVSLVVVRCPKLRTSTNVFIVGLAVCDIFTLSICAPISSAILISDGWISNSKFLCNLQGFVFQTLASISIATLTLTAINRFVRVVRPAVYKRLFTKRNSLLLICVIWFSVLGLYVSLLVTKSTHVRYEPNYASCLIAHALVQTLLEFAFFVLSFIVIIFCYTLVFKTIRRHQLSLTFPGITENLNVSLEEIKISKVLLTTFLGFGICWVPILIIMTTDRIAQSHTTPPRTRTLLCTYLNYLSAALNPFIYGIMNRSFRAEYHKILLCRKNSVVTPDISEKNIWTLRNAARASIIWKRFVFPVSNASEIACSPHKQRIDNSAQRCARSLSTSTSCKMVPFSDIFQDSSQDMK is encoded by the coding sequence ATGTCTGATAAGTATACAGCATTGAACACGGATCGAAGTATCGGCATTATAATCGTAGAAGTTGCGGTATGTTCAGTAATTGGAGTTCTGGGGCTGTTTGGTAATGTGCTGGTTTCCTTAGTGGTTGTTCGATGTCCAAAACTTCGAACCTCAACAAACGTGTTCATTGTTGGGCTCGCAGTATGCGATATCTTTACATTATCGATTTGCGCACCCATATCGTCGGCTATCCTGATATCAGATGGATGGATAAGTAACTCCAAATTTCTGTGTAATCTCCAAGGATTTGTCTTTCAGACGCTTGCCTCAATATCAATAGCGACTTTAACTCTTACAGCCATCAACCGATTTGTTCGAGTGGTGAGACCTGCGGTATACAAGCGGCTTTTTACCAAAAGAAACTCACTTCTTCTTATTTGTGTTATTTGGTTTTCTGTTCTTGGTTTGTACGTGAGTTTACTTGTAACGAAGTCAACGCATGTGCGATACGAGCCAAACTATGCTTCGTGTCTCATCGCACATGCCCTTGTTCAAACTTTACTCGAGTttgcattttttgttttatcctTTATTGTGATTATATTTTGCTATACGCTTGTTTTTAAAACCATTAGAAGGCATCAACTTTCTTTGACGTTCCCCGGCATAACCGAGAATCTTAATGTTTCATTAGAAGAAATCAAGATTTCCAAGGTTTTGTTGACAACATTTCTTGGGTTTGGCATCTGTTGGGTACCAATTCTAATTATCATGACCACGGATCGTATAGCTCAGTCGCACACAACTCCGCCTCGCACAAGAACTCTGCTCTGTACTTATCTAAATTATCTTAGTGCAGCTCTAAACCCTTTCATATATGGAATCATGAATCGCTCCTTTAGAGCGGAATACCACAAGATTCTTCTCTGTCGCAAGAACTCAGTTGTTACACCAGACATCtctgaaaaaaacatttggACATTAAGGAATGCAGCTCGAGCGTCCATAATATGGAAAAGATTCGTTTTTCCTGTCAGCAATGCAAGCGAAATCGCATGCTCACCGCATAAACAAAGGATCGACAACTCAGCCCAGCGCTGTGCGCGTTCATTATCTACTTCAACTTCTTGTAAAATGGTCCCGTTCTCGGATATTTTTCAAGACTCTTCTCAAGATATGAAGTAA